From Passer domesticus isolate bPasDom1 chromosome 20, bPasDom1.hap1, whole genome shotgun sequence, one genomic window encodes:
- the LOC135284331 gene encoding LOW QUALITY PROTEIN: cytochrome c oxidase assembly protein COX11, mitochondrial (The sequence of the model RefSeq protein was modified relative to this genomic sequence to represent the inferred CDS: inserted 2 bases in 1 codon), whose product MAARPALYFPSFSSSSPALFPPPSRPIPSPFPXAARPGSPRAAAMALCGRGWARCARGLRLGALPRPGLCGARGVRGSNPFTRQQEEEWRRRNRSAVGYIAAAAVGMVGLSYAAVPLYRLYCQATGLGGTAGTGRGAEQIERMEPVRDRLIRVTFNADTHASIQWNFKPQQSEIYVVPGETALAFYKAKNPTDKPIIGISTYNVVPFEAGQYFNKIQCFCFEEQRLNPQEEVDMPVFFYIDPEFAEDPKMAKVDLITLSYTFFEAKEGQKLPLPGYQ is encoded by the exons ATGGCGGCTCGGCCCGCCCTCTACTTtccctctttctcctcctcttctcctgcCCTGTTCCCACCCCCGTCCCGCCCTATTCCCTCCCCGTTCCC GGCCGCCCGTCCCGGAAGCCCTCGCGCTGCGGCCATGGCGCTgtgcgggcggggctgggcgcgCTGTGCCCGCGGGCTGCGGCTCGGGGCCCTGCCGCGGCCCGGGCTCTGCGGGGCCCGCGGCGTGCGGGGCTCCAACCCCTTCACccggcagcaggaggaggagtggCGCCGCCGGAACCGCTCGGCCGTGGGCTACATCGCGGCGGCGGCCGTGGGCATGGTGGGGCTGTCGTACGCGGCCGTGCCGCTCTACCGCCTCTACTGCCAG GCCACGGGGCTCGGCGGGACGGCGGGCACGGGGCGCGGCGCGGAGCAGATCGAGCGCATGGAGCCCGTGCGGGACCGGCTCATCAGGGTCACGTTCAACGCCGACACGCACGCCAGCATCCAGTGGAACTTCAAACCGCAGCAGAGCGAGATCTAC GTGGTACCAGGAGAGACTGCACTGGCATTTTATAAAGCAAAAAATCCTACTGACAAACCAATAATTGGAATCTCCACCTACAACGTTGTCCCCTTTGAAGCAGGACAGTATTTCAATAAAATACAA tgtttttgttttgaagaaCAGAGGCTAAATCCTCAGGAGGAAGTGGACATGCCTGTCTTTTTCTACATTGACCCAGAGTTTGCAGAGGACCCTAAAATGGCTAAAGTTGATTTGATCACTCTCTCTTACACCTTCTTTGAAGCAAAGGAAGGACAGAAGTTGCCACTTCCTGGGTATCAGTAA